One genomic region from Thermoleptolyngbya sichuanensis A183 encodes:
- a CDS encoding lysylphosphatidylglycerol synthase domain-containing protein: protein MPSINLRPKDFLRWAIFGGALFFLAQAVRRHWAEVAQIRIEGAGWRLLAIALLITLIAHLWTGWVWGWILGDLAQPVPALWATRTYLKTNIAKYLPGNVWHLYGRVVASQKRGISLGAATLSVLLEPLLMAAAALMLGLVGIRQANWSVQALSLVIVLAGVHPRVLNPVLSVLRRLKGRGKKTADAAADLADSAPSSAPSSVPSEAKPWQLKRYPLRPLLGELLFVALRGLGFVAIALALQPVAPAQWLPLISGFSFAWLLGLVIPGAPGGIGVFEATAIALLGNQLAPAILLSVVALYRLISTLAEAIGAALAWRELGVQRPH from the coding sequence ATGCCATCTATAAACCTCCGCCCCAAAGATTTCCTCCGCTGGGCCATTTTCGGCGGGGCGCTGTTCTTTTTGGCGCAGGCGGTGCGGCGACACTGGGCAGAGGTCGCGCAGATTCGGATCGAGGGGGCGGGCTGGAGGCTGCTGGCGATCGCCCTGCTGATCACCCTCATCGCCCATCTCTGGACGGGTTGGGTCTGGGGCTGGATTTTGGGCGATTTGGCTCAGCCCGTTCCGGCGCTCTGGGCCACGCGCACCTACCTGAAAACCAACATTGCCAAGTATCTGCCGGGAAACGTCTGGCATCTCTATGGGCGGGTGGTCGCGTCGCAGAAGCGCGGCATTTCCCTGGGTGCGGCGACCCTCAGCGTGCTGCTGGAACCGCTGCTGATGGCGGCGGCGGCCCTGATGCTGGGGCTAGTGGGAATTCGGCAGGCAAACTGGAGCGTGCAGGCGCTGAGTCTGGTCATCGTGCTGGCAGGCGTGCATCCCCGCGTGCTAAATCCAGTGCTGTCCGTGCTGCGGCGGCTCAAGGGCAGGGGCAAAAAGACGGCTGATGCCGCCGCAGATTTGGCAGATTCCGCGCCGTCTTCTGCGCCGTCTTCTGTGCCATCTGAGGCTAAACCCTGGCAGCTCAAGCGCTATCCCCTGCGGCCGCTGCTGGGAGAACTCCTGTTTGTGGCGCTGCGGGGGCTGGGGTTCGTGGCGATCGCCCTGGCCTTGCAGCCCGTTGCGCCGGCCCAATGGCTGCCGCTGATCAGCGGGTTCAGCTTTGCGTGGCTGCTGGGACTGGTGATTCCTGGCGCACCGGGCGGCATTGGCGTGTTCGAGGCAACGGCGATTGCCCTCCTGGGCAACCAGCTTGCGCCCGCCATTCTGCTCAGCGTTGTCGCCCTCTATCGGCTGATCAGCACGCTGGCAGAGGCCATCGGCGCGGCGCTGGCATGGCGAGAACTGGGAGTCCAGCGTCCACACTAG